One window of the Chryseobacterium sp. CY350 genome contains the following:
- the tssO gene encoding type VI secretion system TssO, translating into MEVLNKKERSRAFSFFILFFVITVIVLLVAVFFNAYFPFKENSLLKTENAKMKKEMEKQDEFSFQLEKVKAAVDSIGVPGQNDFFNEKLSLSILADMYKQLPKDTLKNRIMYNNTILTFKDLIDSKKQIKQLSGNQATMDSLSTINKTLKAEYDKMRTDLDVCRQLYQAQ; encoded by the coding sequence ATGGAAGTCCTTAATAAAAAAGAACGGTCGAGAGCCTTTTCATTTTTCATTTTATTCTTTGTAATTACAGTAATTGTATTGCTTGTTGCAGTATTTTTCAATGCATATTTTCCTTTTAAAGAAAACAGTCTGCTGAAAACTGAAAATGCCAAAATGAAAAAAGAAATGGAAAAGCAGGATGAATTTTCCTTTCAGTTGGAAAAAGTGAAGGCTGCTGTAGATTCTATCGGTGTACCGGGGCAGAATGATTTTTTTAATGAAAAATTATCGCTCTCTATACTTGCGGATATGTATAAACAGCTTCCCAAAGACACTTTGAAGAATAGAATCATGTATAATAATACGATTCTCACCTTCAAAGATCTTATTGACTCAAAAAAGCAGATCAAACAATTATCAGGAAACCAGGCAACAATGGACAGTTTGAGTACGATTAACAAAACGTTGAAAGCTGAATATGATAAAATGAGAACAGATCTCGATGTCTGCCGTCAATTATATCAGGCCCAATAA
- a CDS encoding GPW/gp25 family protein: MKGIYYKTPMNFEAIVSKKDAEKISIDHSISQQIFLISTTAMGECKFDETFGTEIWEMDFDLLKSDNTLKEFIAGSMKKSISMHEKRLLLEDVEVIVVDYNFGSMGKRKMKKRVVISVRGQVLETNRPFFFQNSFFVGPLSY, from the coding sequence ATGAAAGGAATTTATTATAAAACACCCATGAATTTTGAAGCGATTGTCAGTAAAAAAGACGCAGAAAAAATATCGATTGATCATTCTATAAGTCAGCAGATTTTTCTGATATCAACTACGGCAATGGGCGAATGTAAGTTTGATGAAACTTTCGGGACAGAGATTTGGGAGATGGATTTTGATCTGCTTAAAAGTGATAACACCTTGAAAGAATTCATTGCAGGCTCCATGAAAAAATCTATTTCAATGCACGAAAAAAGACTTTTGCTGGAAGATGTAGAGGTTATTGTAGTCGATTACAATTTTGGAAGCATGGGAAAACGAAAAATGAAAAAAAGAGTAGTTATATCTGTGAGAGGTCAGGTTTTGGAGACCAACAGACCGTTTTTTTTTCAGAATTCCTTTTTTGTAGGACCTCTATCTTATTAG
- a CDS encoding type VI secretion system baseplate subunit TssF, translated as MNQERIKDRILRRAARLWGYSELEAETSFDPVVSLLLSATASELEKLGFELESSRSRIIERILEIMFPEEVSGVVPSRSLIQVFPVENQAKVSLKNHFKTSKRIHNVFNPAQSGSKDIFFSPTLEAKVTTAKVEFLAFGNTLNHVESYFFTDVLAKSEQHIPSGEMWVGIRCSNKIDLENLMLYIDINNTYQKELFFYYLRQAKIYFGDKELSLHEGYNVEQENINLENIITKNYSDLEHIYTDVNEFYFSNFFTIKEKISHIEKSNNEKLFENYFKGNRLSEEDDIIWLKFKFSEAVVSEVLENVSVTLNCIPVVNVYNATSYHRVTGRLNIIPIKSDDFFLDLDYVADNSGKRFDLKNYAAESNGTSAVLRKGGVSRFDQRGASELLQYLLELIKDETAAFSGIGGDSATETLRQINQNVAALHQLAKEKSFAQANNPYLVITSDSQNSETVCNISYWLTHAEEGNDIKPATTLTVEGSDSAILDKTAVMMKPSAGGRKSLSPQDKILEYRNSLLTRGRIVTVADIRIFGLNHFKNTIKDIEVSKGTKKEVSLKGGFSRTIDVFLIRNTDLKETIKDSEWEYLCESFLLKLKKASANIYPYRIFEK; from the coding sequence ATGAATCAGGAAAGAATAAAAGACAGAATTTTACGCCGCGCAGCCAGACTTTGGGGATACAGTGAGTTGGAGGCCGAGACATCCTTCGATCCGGTTGTGAGTTTACTTTTGTCTGCAACAGCTTCAGAATTGGAGAAACTGGGTTTTGAATTAGAAAGTTCTAGATCACGCATTATAGAGCGCATTCTTGAGATCATGTTTCCGGAAGAAGTTTCCGGAGTCGTGCCTTCAAGATCGCTAATTCAGGTTTTTCCTGTAGAAAATCAAGCGAAAGTATCATTAAAAAATCATTTTAAAACCAGTAAAAGGATTCATAACGTTTTTAATCCGGCTCAGAGCGGAAGCAAAGATATCTTCTTTTCTCCTACACTCGAGGCGAAGGTTACTACCGCAAAAGTGGAATTCCTTGCTTTTGGAAATACTTTGAACCATGTCGAAAGTTACTTTTTCACAGATGTTTTAGCGAAAAGCGAACAACATATTCCTTCAGGAGAAATGTGGGTGGGAATTCGGTGTTCCAACAAAATTGATCTGGAAAATCTGATGCTTTATATAGACATCAATAATACCTATCAGAAAGAGCTGTTTTTTTATTATCTCAGACAGGCAAAAATTTATTTTGGTGACAAAGAACTGTCTCTTCATGAAGGCTATAACGTCGAACAGGAAAATATTAATCTCGAAAATATCATTACCAAAAATTACTCTGATCTTGAGCATATTTATACTGATGTTAATGAGTTTTATTTTTCGAATTTCTTTACCATTAAAGAGAAAATTTCTCACATAGAAAAATCTAATAACGAAAAACTTTTTGAGAATTATTTTAAAGGAAACCGTCTTTCTGAAGAAGATGACATTATTTGGTTAAAATTTAAATTTTCTGAGGCAGTTGTGAGCGAAGTTCTGGAAAATGTAAGTGTCACATTAAACTGTATTCCTGTTGTGAACGTTTACAATGCTACTTCTTATCACAGAGTTACAGGACGGTTGAATATCATTCCTATAAAGTCAGACGACTTTTTTTTAGATTTAGATTACGTAGCAGATAACAGCGGGAAAAGATTTGACCTTAAAAATTACGCCGCCGAAAGCAACGGAACTTCTGCTGTGCTGCGAAAGGGTGGCGTTTCGAGATTTGATCAGCGAGGAGCTTCAGAGTTGCTGCAATATCTTTTGGAATTGATAAAGGATGAAACTGCTGCATTTTCCGGAATTGGAGGAGATTCTGCAACAGAAACCCTGCGACAGATCAATCAGAATGTTGCGGCTCTTCATCAGCTGGCGAAAGAGAAAAGTTTTGCACAGGCAAATAATCCTTATCTGGTCATTACTTCAGATTCTCAAAATTCAGAAACTGTCTGTAATATATCTTACTGGCTTACGCACGCTGAAGAAGGAAACGACATAAAACCGGCGACAACTCTTACTGTAGAAGGTTCTGATTCTGCCATTTTAGATAAAACTGCAGTGATGATGAAACCATCGGCTGGAGGGCGCAAAAGCCTTTCGCCACAGGATAAAATTTTAGAATACAGGAACTCTTTATTGACGAGAGGCAGAATCGTTACCGTTGCTGATATTAGAATTTTTGGCTTGAATCATTTTAAAAATACAATTAAAGATATCGAAGTTTCTAAAGGAACAAAAAAGGAAGTCTCATTAAAAGGAGGCTTCAGCAGAACGATTGATGTCTTTCTCATTAGAAATACCGACTTAAAGGAAACCATAAAAGATTCTGAATGGGAATATCTGTGCGAAAGTTTTTTACTTAAACTAAAAAAAGCTTCAGCAAATATTTATCCTTACCGGATTTTTGAAAAATAA
- a CDS encoding DUF5458 family protein yields MAKQEESLQTVAPALEQKRGAVSLDSSLNKLARYGGFDLLETSIEGVQNINPERKARRKIFLTEMGKEKERETLKKTLELWASVISKSDSLTDMVANCEDQRKSSEDLLSKNLSKAVDITRELEANYRTAALFYKNTEAEKVKNITIVNANLEQLKDLDNTRFIDTIHAELSDNYDRLDLKGNYGILVIPGYLGSNKVVEKWAKLAHENKVMLVTDFEHLDEPDDVMEMFDQAYLTGGDVYRANVLMTCNWLVGRGRFEDINETEDLFIPPSAALAGKIYHTLMSQVTAGKKFGGINEVDGVKFDLKKSEIANLENLGLIPMVNEYGKVMAFSGKTLFNGDNLGLQTYSVVRVFDYVTKVLMDFLNRRAFENFTAVTRKEIMNQIVRFLDGITGPGKLIENFEIRKFEQDPVQKDRIHLDIHMKPYFPAKNFLIKMDGHKGDDGNEWETEYEQK; encoded by the coding sequence ATGGCAAAACAAGAAGAATCTTTGCAGACTGTAGCTCCAGCTTTGGAGCAGAAAAGAGGAGCAGTATCCTTAGATAGCAGTTTAAATAAATTAGCTCGTTACGGAGGTTTTGATCTTCTGGAAACTTCTATTGAAGGCGTTCAGAATATCAATCCGGAAAGAAAGGCGAGACGGAAAATTTTCTTGACCGAGATGGGAAAAGAAAAAGAAAGAGAAACTCTGAAGAAAACTCTTGAGCTTTGGGCGAGCGTTATCAGCAAAAGCGATTCTCTGACGGATATGGTGGCAAACTGTGAAGACCAGAGAAAATCTTCTGAAGATTTACTTTCAAAAAACCTTTCAAAGGCTGTGGATATTACCAGAGAATTGGAAGCGAACTACAGAACAGCAGCTTTATTCTACAAAAATACTGAAGCTGAGAAGGTGAAAAATATTACCATCGTAAATGCCAATCTTGAGCAGTTGAAAGATCTTGATAATACAAGATTTATTGATACAATTCATGCAGAATTATCAGATAATTATGACAGACTTGATCTTAAAGGTAACTATGGAATTTTAGTTATTCCGGGATATCTGGGATCAAATAAAGTTGTAGAAAAGTGGGCAAAATTAGCGCATGAGAATAAAGTGATGTTGGTAACAGATTTCGAACATCTTGATGAGCCGGATGATGTGATGGAAATGTTTGATCAGGCTTACTTAACTGGTGGTGATGTCTACAGAGCTAACGTTTTGATGACGTGTAATTGGTTGGTTGGTAGAGGAAGATTTGAAGATATTAATGAAACCGAAGATTTATTTATTCCGCCTTCTGCAGCTTTGGCAGGGAAAATCTATCATACACTGATGTCTCAGGTAACGGCTGGAAAAAAATTCGGTGGTATCAACGAAGTAGACGGGGTAAAATTTGATCTGAAGAAAAGTGAGATCGCAAATCTTGAAAACCTTGGACTGATCCCAATGGTGAATGAATATGGAAAAGTGATGGCGTTTTCAGGAAAAACTTTATTCAACGGAGATAATTTAGGTTTGCAGACTTACTCTGTGGTGAGAGTTTTCGATTATGTAACCAAAGTTTTGATGGATTTCTTAAACAGAAGAGCATTCGAAAATTTCACGGCTGTTACCAGAAAAGAAATCATGAACCAAATTGTTCGTTTTCTTGACGGAATCACCGGTCCCGGTAAACTGATTGAAAATTTCGAAATCAGAAAATTTGAGCAAGATCCTGTTCAAAAAGACAGAATTCATTTAGACATTCATATGAAACCTTATTTCCCGGCAAAAAATTTCCTCATCAAAATGGATGGCCACAAAGGGGACGATGGAAATGAATGGGAAACAGAATATGAACAAAAATAA
- a CDS encoding type VI secretion system Vgr family protein, protein MENQDFSTIFGTSRRFEDWLHDKTNPLVYCLLTLDGKDFIRKNSYTVELSQKTNDHDRFTIVVPDDALDTFKGYVMENSKNLLGKEIGITYWRFGKSQHYFRGIIGNVRNKKDEGGGYGELYITGFALSILLESGKDCQSFEDKTLEQIVKQVTEGYPQEAKVEIASATLSEFNKKNLPYTVQYKESDYQFIKRLAIRHGEYFYYNGEKLIFGNTVQPILKLSENIDLIDIEFEMRIQAQDFTFTGYDTESGARIEKDSSNARSQYKENLFQVIATNASKSVFKKKPKMHFNHTGIQNWSEGQLAEAVRLEREKRENLMQVKGRSKTPELKIGGRAKLSDINGKAMETYRIIEIKHVYEPGDYYNEFVGIPDIFSAVPYLDTEAVPKGEEQPARVMDNNDPMGMGRVRVQFPWQENKGEKTPWVRLIQPHSGSGKGFHFIPEIGEEVLVGHESGNAEKPFVMGTHYNGGETSSYHTSGNDKKVIHTRSGTKIILNDAEGSVFIEDPSGNTYLMDGQGNINVNAPKNFTLNAGENITMTAGKDVSVSAGNNISNSANDNITSVAGTDIMQTASGEIRETSDMRTEVVAKDFKRQAQISNEVAGEVSVFSAKENMTMQSGKIVEFNSAEKSKLF, encoded by the coding sequence ATGGAAAACCAAGATTTCTCGACGATATTCGGTACGTCGCGCAGATTTGAAGACTGGCTTCACGACAAAACGAATCCTTTGGTGTATTGCCTTCTGACTTTAGACGGGAAAGATTTTATCCGAAAAAACAGCTATACGGTAGAGCTGAGCCAAAAAACTAATGACCATGACCGATTTACGATCGTGGTTCCGGATGATGCCTTAGATACTTTCAAAGGCTACGTGATGGAAAATTCTAAAAATCTGCTCGGAAAAGAGATAGGAATTACGTATTGGCGTTTTGGTAAAAGTCAGCATTACTTTAGGGGAATTATCGGAAATGTCCGCAATAAAAAAGATGAAGGCGGTGGTTACGGCGAACTTTATATTACCGGTTTTGCGCTAAGCATTTTACTGGAAAGCGGAAAAGACTGCCAGAGTTTTGAAGACAAAACCCTCGAGCAGATTGTAAAACAGGTAACTGAAGGTTATCCGCAGGAAGCCAAAGTAGAAATAGCTTCTGCTACGCTGAGTGAATTCAACAAAAAAAACCTTCCCTACACGGTTCAGTATAAGGAATCAGATTATCAGTTCATTAAAAGACTGGCAATCCGTCACGGAGAATATTTTTATTACAACGGCGAAAAACTCATCTTCGGAAACACTGTGCAGCCAATTCTGAAACTCAGCGAAAATATAGATCTGATTGATATTGAATTCGAAATGCGGATTCAGGCTCAGGATTTTACCTTCACGGGTTACGACACCGAAAGCGGGGCCAGAATAGAAAAAGACAGCAGCAACGCAAGAAGCCAATACAAAGAAAATCTGTTTCAGGTAATTGCAACGAATGCCTCAAAAAGTGTGTTTAAAAAGAAGCCAAAAATGCACTTCAACCATACGGGAATCCAGAATTGGTCAGAAGGTCAGTTGGCGGAAGCGGTACGACTGGAACGTGAAAAGCGTGAGAATCTGATGCAGGTAAAAGGCAGAAGTAAAACTCCCGAACTGAAGATTGGCGGGCGCGCAAAACTCTCCGACATTAATGGCAAGGCGATGGAAACCTACCGAATTATAGAAATCAAGCACGTTTACGAACCAGGCGATTATTACAACGAATTTGTAGGAATCCCGGATATATTCAGTGCCGTGCCTTATCTTGACACAGAAGCCGTACCAAAAGGCGAAGAACAGCCTGCAAGAGTGATGGATAATAATGATCCGATGGGAATGGGAAGAGTTCGCGTGCAGTTTCCGTGGCAGGAAAATAAAGGAGAGAAAACACCGTGGGTAAGGTTGATACAGCCACATTCGGGATCGGGAAAGGGTTTCCATTTTATCCCTGAGATTGGGGAAGAAGTTTTGGTGGGTCACGAAAGCGGCAATGCTGAGAAGCCTTTTGTGATGGGAACGCATTATAATGGTGGGGAGACGAGTTCTTATCACACAAGTGGAAACGATAAGAAAGTGATTCACACGAGAAGCGGAACAAAGATTATTTTAAACGATGCGGAGGGAAGTGTTTTTATAGAAGATCCGAGTGGGAATACTTATCTGATGGATGGACAGGGAAATATTAATGTGAATGCGCCTAAAAACTTCACATTAAATGCAGGAGAAAACATTACGATGACAGCAGGCAAAGATGTATCGGTAAGTGCCGGAAATAACATTTCAAATTCTGCCAATGATAATATTACTTCCGTTGCAGGGACTGATATTATGCAGACTGCTTCTGGGGAAATACGAGAAACATCTGATATGAGAACAGAAGTTGTAGCAAAAGATTTTAAAAGACAAGCCCAAATTTCTAATGAAGTTGCAGGAGAAGTTTCTGTCTTTAGCGCGAAAGAAAATATGACCATGCAAAGTGGGAAGATCGTAGAGTTTAACAGTGCCGAAAAATCTAAACTTTTCTAA
- a CDS encoding phospholipase effector Tle1 domain-containing protein produces the protein MATNVSFGEYTPPPPPKGTVDIRIGVFFDGTQNNRRNTQAGGNLSGYKPTQEEKDAYRKYSNKEDDSYMNDLSNVARKELHYKKEKYVDSVYIEGIGTDDLGADTDDKLDHLGVAFGAGKQGVIAKVRKGCELIAKKIKKLNDRDKINTLTLDVFGFSRGSAAARNFIYEISKNKYLPLDGTKIVGTGSVKIKTDDYKVETTEKEFPKNGHLGLQLKLKKIEYSRINIRFVGLYDTVSSYDPNATNTTINPDYTNDVKELHLNSLNLEVNDLYKAKKIIHFCAADEHRKNFMLTPTKRAGGQDFYLPGVHSDVGGCYTDKMDEDDVQIMDFDNVSGGRSDEEWDEILNNDLNDLIAQGWFKELEVVRPNYWHETHINRKGIRNTYSFVTLHLMAEKLNKEYAGTIKMTDLNKYFGIPKQGKPDELDLNKVKQRLEKYINGELPKMTYHTKPEIEKMRKKLDLKNAKEVENFNLKVYDHNMLNRLRSKYIHWNSQFGAISGAYLPNYKIVGKTIVRFRKIEPNS, from the coding sequence ATGGCAACAAACGTTAGTTTCGGAGAATATACCCCACCACCGCCACCAAAAGGCACTGTAGATATAAGAATAGGCGTTTTTTTTGACGGAACTCAGAATAACCGCAGAAATACACAGGCTGGAGGAAATCTATCTGGCTACAAACCGACTCAAGAGGAAAAAGATGCTTACAGGAAATATTCTAATAAGGAAGATGATAGTTACATGAATGATCTTTCTAATGTGGCTCGTAAAGAACTGCATTATAAAAAAGAAAAATATGTAGACAGTGTATATATTGAAGGTATTGGTACTGATGATTTGGGTGCAGATACCGATGATAAATTAGATCATCTCGGTGTCGCCTTTGGTGCTGGTAAACAAGGAGTTATTGCAAAAGTAAGAAAAGGGTGTGAGTTGATTGCTAAAAAAATAAAAAAATTAAATGACAGAGATAAAATAAACACCCTTACTCTTGATGTTTTTGGATTTAGCAGAGGATCGGCAGCAGCCAGAAACTTTATTTATGAAATAAGCAAAAACAAATACTTACCATTGGATGGAACTAAAATAGTGGGAACAGGAAGTGTAAAGATTAAAACAGATGATTACAAGGTAGAAACTACTGAAAAAGAATTTCCAAAAAATGGCCACTTGGGATTACAGTTAAAACTAAAAAAAATTGAATATTCACGAATTAATATAAGATTTGTAGGTCTTTATGATACGGTTTCTTCTTATGATCCCAATGCGACAAATACAACGATAAATCCAGATTATACAAATGATGTTAAAGAATTGCATTTGAATAGTCTTAATTTAGAAGTCAATGATTTGTATAAAGCAAAAAAAATAATACATTTTTGTGCTGCCGATGAGCACCGCAAAAATTTTATGCTTACCCCAACAAAGCGGGCAGGCGGTCAGGATTTTTATTTACCCGGTGTGCATTCTGATGTTGGCGGTTGCTATACCGATAAGATGGATGAAGATGATGTTCAGATTATGGATTTTGATAATGTATCGGGAGGTCGCAGTGATGAAGAATGGGATGAAATACTCAACAACGATTTAAACGATTTAATTGCTCAGGGCTGGTTTAAAGAATTAGAAGTTGTACGCCCCAACTATTGGCACGAAACTCATATCAATCGCAAAGGTATTCGCAATACCTATAGTTTTGTTACGCTACATCTTATGGCAGAAAAACTCAATAAGGAATATGCTGGAACTATAAAAATGACTGATTTGAATAAATATTTTGGGATTCCAAAACAGGGCAAACCAGACGAGTTAGATTTAAACAAAGTAAAACAGCGTTTAGAAAAGTATATTAATGGTGAACTACCGAAAATGACCTACCATACCAAACCAGAGATTGAAAAAATGCGAAAAAAACTCGATTTAAAAAATGCAAAAGAGGTAGAAAATTTCAATTTAAAAGTATATGACCATAATATGCTGAACCGATTGAGAAGCAAATATATTCACTGGAATTCTCAATTTGGAGCTATTTCCGGGGCTTATTTGCCCAACTACAAAATTGTAGGCAAAACCATTGTTAGATTTCGTAAAATAGAACCCAACTCATGA
- a CDS encoding DUF2931 family protein, with amino-acid sequence MKKIIVLTLLFLTLLISCQAKMEKYEWLPTANAPELYPTYIHNGHFYLEDGKSVYIPTAGVNSNGWGNDGSTHSQGEDLKALPVKMDITWASYMEKKFYTGSWDMPIDTLKKLFEKGTIDWRTGKISNYDEIIVNCAPGGIVVVWVYGDSQQIEVARFQAKETHVAMEDLIPGNPTLSYEEYFDIKESVPEAYENLKKKSIQYDIWDIYRKKYNWRATTEIEGHQLMNTGFKMFNGEEETIFNKNIIEPIKENPFKPRAVPKQLNFLFEDNKKTQTVFEVKPFDEEEIMGLFRQADPDKPIEIILRMKADFSNRSLIFKQGEKEIPIKKVDFDNMWEY; translated from the coding sequence ATGAAAAAAATAATTGTACTAACCTTACTATTTCTAACCTTATTAATCTCTTGTCAAGCAAAAATGGAAAAATATGAATGGCTACCTACAGCTAATGCACCAGAACTTTACCCAACTTACATTCATAACGGTCATTTTTATTTGGAAGATGGTAAAAGTGTTTATATTCCTACAGCGGGTGTAAATTCTAATGGCTGGGGCAACGATGGTTCTACACATTCCCAAGGCGAAGACTTAAAAGCACTTCCTGTAAAAATGGATATTACATGGGCATCCTATATGGAGAAGAAATTTTATACAGGCAGTTGGGATATGCCAATAGATACCCTAAAAAAACTTTTTGAAAAAGGAACTATAGACTGGCGAACCGGTAAAATTTCAAATTATGATGAAATAATAGTGAACTGTGCGCCTGGTGGCATTGTGGTGGTTTGGGTCTATGGTGATAGCCAGCAAATAGAAGTGGCACGTTTTCAGGCAAAAGAAACCCATGTCGCCATGGAAGATTTAATTCCTGGTAATCCAACTCTCTCTTATGAAGAGTATTTTGATATAAAAGAATCAGTTCCTGAAGCCTATGAGAATCTAAAAAAGAAAAGCATCCAATATGATATTTGGGATATTTACAGGAAAAAATACAATTGGCGTGCAACAACTGAAATTGAGGGGCATCAATTGATGAACACAGGCTTTAAGATGTTTAATGGGGAAGAAGAAACTATTTTTAATAAGAATATTATTGAACCCATTAAAGAAAATCCTTTTAAACCAAGAGCTGTACCCAAACAGTTAAATTTTCTTTTTGAAGACAACAAAAAAACTCAAACCGTTTTTGAAGTCAAACCCTTTGACGAAGAAGAAATCATGGGTTTATTCAGACAAGCAGATCCCGACAAGCCGATAGAAATCATTTTACGCATGAAGGCAGATTTTAGCAATCGCAGTTTAATTTTCAAACAGGGAGAGAAAGAAATTCCGATCAAAAAAGTTGATTTTGATAATATGTGGGAGTATTAG
- a CDS encoding DUF2931 family protein, whose translation MKKYEWLPTANAPELYPTRIHDGHFYLEDGGSVYIPTAAINHNGWGNDGSTHSQGEDLKALPVKMDITWASYMENKFYTGSWDMPIDTLKKLFEKGTIDWRTGKASNYTEIIVNCAPGGIVVVWVYGDDQQIEVARFQAKETHVAMKDFVPGNPTITQEKYFDKSESVPEAYENLKKKGIQYDIWDIYRKKYNWRAKTEIKGHQLMNTGFKMFNGEEETIFNKNIIEPIKENPFKPRAVPKQLNFLFEDSKKAQTVFEVKPFDEEEIMGLFRQADADKPIEIILRMKADFSNRSLIFKQGEKEIPIKKVDFDNMWEY comes from the coding sequence ATGAAAAAATACGAATGGTTACCCACAGCTAATGCTCCCGAATTATATCCAACAAGAATCCATGATGGTCATTTTTATTTAGAAGATGGTGGTAGTGTTTATATTCCTACTGCCGCTATTAATCATAATGGCTGGGGCAATGATGGTTCTACACACTCCCAAGGCGAAGACTTAAAAGCACTTCCTGTAAAAATGGATATTACCTGGGCATCTTATATGGAGAACAAATTTTATACAGGCAGTTGGGATATGCCAATAGATACCTTGAAAAAACTTTTTGAAAAAGGAACTATAGACTGGCGAACCGGTAAAGCTTCAAATTACACTGAAATAATAGTGAACTGTGCGCCTGGTGGCATAGTCGTGGTTTGGGTCTATGGTGATGATCAGCAAATAGAAGTAGCACGTTTTCAGGCAAAAGAAACCCATGTAGCAATGAAAGATTTTGTGCCGGGAAATCCAACCATAACACAAGAGAAATATTTTGACAAATCAGAATCGGTTCCTGAAGCTTATGAGAATCTAAAAAAGAAAGGCATCCAATATGATATTTGGGATATCTACAGGAAAAAATACAATTGGCGTGCAAAAACTGAAATTAAGGGACATCAGTTAATGAATACAGGCTTTAAAATGTTTAATGGAGAAGAAGAAACTATTTTTAATAAGAATATTATTGAACCCATTAAAGAAAATCCTTTTAAGCCAAGAGCTGTACCCAAACAGTTAAATTTTCTTTTTGAAGACAGCAAAAAAGCTCAAACAGTTTTTGAAGTCAAACCCTTTGACGAAGAAGAAATAATGGGTTTATTCAGACAAGCAGATGCCGATAAGCCGATAGAAATCATTTTACGCATGAAGGCAGATTTTAGCAATCGCAGTTTAATTTTCAAACAGGGCGAGAAAGAAATTCCGATCAAAAAAGTTGATTTTGATAATATGTGGGAGTATTAG
- a CDS encoding cupin domain-containing protein — protein sequence MKKLSQFTLACAISFLFHQSLNAQKISKVQDSTKYTIENCVNKFDLTKAKKSNSGYQYWFADKKFTEENTLKMSIVQPGKSTHAPHRHTEEEFFYILEGKASFYLNGKTVVVSPNTSLYCPPNSEHGISNAGDQDLKYLVIKKDLK from the coding sequence ATGAAAAAGTTATCCCAATTTACACTCGCTTGCGCCATAAGTTTTTTATTTCATCAAAGTTTAAATGCTCAAAAAATATCAAAAGTTCAGGATTCTACAAAATATACTATTGAAAACTGTGTCAATAAATTTGATTTAACCAAAGCGAAAAAGTCCAATTCTGGTTATCAATATTGGTTTGCTGATAAAAAGTTCACCGAAGAAAATACTTTAAAGATGAGCATTGTACAACCTGGAAAATCTACACATGCGCCACACCGCCATACTGAGGAAGAATTTTTTTACATTCTTGAAGGGAAAGCTTCTTTTTATCTGAATGGCAAAACGGTGGTAGTGAGTCCGAACACAAGTTTGTACTGCCCGCCCAATTCGGAGCATGGTATAAGTAATGCTGGAGATCAGGATTTGAAATATTTGGTGATAAAGAAGGATTTGAAGTAA